The Trichomycterus rosablanca isolate fTriRos1 chromosome 15, fTriRos1.hap1, whole genome shotgun sequence genome contains a region encoding:
- the c15h19orf67 gene encoding UPF0575 protein C19orf67 homolog → MANFELTSEELIRTLELTDLIKCNVNSKEESEYIMVAPPVDNELNCTLTSFDVNVTDTLHPLEEQLQYLLHKADEFQTHLVYSQDCSQNENFAHVVSTFLRTCQPYFTYFESTARNTSPGTCPLSTYVRTQLLQFSQQLCNRLEQLALKCASFGYLSLEETDPLGVSHFYIGQCHVDNIKLSVFRYFLPCPFLASAYNGLYKRMRWNVELQRKIKSREDEEETYRRTERAQRGQREQREKLMEGQERNSTEYYFMCCEDDHVAEEALGEKANKTTEEKTVKMWSIGQWVQTYPDPSSEDIYNWVLCLVPQGEYRQLVCLGKEEPSACIATDCLLGVLLSQGDPAIIHTTALDNDSSQD, encoded by the exons ATGGCGAACTTTGAGCTGACTAGTGAGGAGCTGATAAGGACGTTAGAGTTGACTGATTTAATAAAATGCAACGTTAACTCTAAAGAAGAATCCG AGTACATCATGGTGGCGCCGCCTGTCGACAATGAACTGAACTGCACGCTCACATCTTTTGATGTGAATGTAACGGATACGTTACATCCACTAGAGGAGCAGCTTCAGTATCTTCTCCACAAAGCTGATGAATTTCAGACACACCTCGTTTACAG CCAAGATTGCTCTCAGAACGAGAACTTTGCCCATGTGGTGTCTACATTCTTGAGGACATGCCAGCCTTATTTTACTTACTTTGAGTCCACTGCACGCAATACTTCACCTGGCACATGTCCACTGTCAACATATGTACGCACTCAG CTGTTGCAGTTTTCTCAGCAACTGTGTAATCGGCTGGAGCAGCTGGCATTAAAATGTGCCTCATTCGGCTACCTCTCTCTGGAGGAGACAGACCCACTGGG TGTCTCTCATTTCTACATTGGCCAATGCCATGTAGACAACATCAAGCTGTCAGTCTTCCGTTACTTTCTCCCCTGCCCCTTTTTGGCCTCAGCTTATAATGGACTATACAAGCGCATGCGCTGGAACGTGgagttgcagagaaaaataaagtcTAGAGAAGATGAGGAAGAGACATATAGGAGAACAGAAAGAGCACAGCGAGGACAGCGAGAACAGAGAGAGAAATTGATGGAAGGACAGGAAAGAAACAGCACAGAGTA TTACTTTATGTGCTGTGAAGATGACCATGTGGCAGAAGAGGCTTTGGGAGAAAAGGCAAATAAAACAACAGaggaaaaaacagtaaaaatgtggTCTATTGGACAGTGGGTGCAGACTTATCCAGACCCAAGTTCAGAAGACATCTACAACTG GGTATTGTGCTTAGTTCCTCAGGGTGAGTACAGGCAGCTAGTGTGTCTGGGTAAGGAAGAGCCATCGGCCTGCATTGCTACAGACTGCCTGCTGGGGGTGCTTTTGTCTCAGGGAGATCCTGCCATTATTCATACAACCGCTTTAGATAATGACAGCAGTCAGGATTAA
- the prr36a gene encoding uncharacterized protein prr36a isoform X2, whose translation MKPDGVATTPADPTEVVVEPENDTGSNGQPQLDQSPPSQPENSENVQTVENSTAALSQNEFNGKMLDPKTKTKVPGKTKPSTVGTKASNASGVASRPATAQGRVPNGVAKAASNSLAKKPVAVTSDTKKTTSFGVGAQPKKGPTASAVEPRTQVKAAERKPVWAAKPAVTSANGWTRPQTASTVQSAASKKPPSTVKPKTTASRPATAPTAKLGVSAAPKAAPVSKATRPTTAPASRSTTSIIPSRSATSVTKSSVPKTTITASSAVLSASSQSSKVSTVGARKDIKTSTSAPVRKPLASTTTRPTAIKTSKPEPPKPGVAAKRLPTEPKTSQTKADETRHVPTRKVQPSPRNTPTRPTARNQQQGGTTPVLKRQTIKPTQSVSPLVIKEKSVKDSTSVCAEPSVDLASVTSVATAEVTVPAESVPEVLVPLAVELEQPDQHTSEPVEVQRDEGVPDSNPSNMDINFAMEQAITNALATETVAEEPNVVSSSPTAVSPEPESKKANDCFLNEAPTAHKTSQEPVIASPSEVLVAAKMSPKGLEVAEKSEQIIHSVDDEEEEEKECSQQVSVSDMSGTQPTEESRPGSAGFAGSVWRAGGLLSELDSEDVSCSQQGASELSAPGVLEGTESMDDLGEASLKGADGDGASVGSPDLEKVPDIPTNEDDDDHVCDMDVGSELADDSHKHGHDNDDDDDVEMASEGITESGLESYGNADEDDFAEDYRLDNLNRMQPLSTVPSAGPWGQANTSPDPCMQPLSTVPSAAPWGQANASPDPCMQPLSTVTFAAPCGQANTSPDPCMKSPQPDPTLLSGPSSNPWQTDSESPTQEPAQTLLGVESANEAPSSPDLPGEPAPRSPQSTLMHELDPCLKQDLTFHSQAMSPSSTLHGNKSMPEELEDFNVCSEINPVSVLPDIAQDLDSHLDQDEVEEPETLPADDKIACLTTAQTSVPSSPLLTTGDKASDTEGEMPISKPNIETGSTGNGCLNSKEDIHHLSASGECEEACVELEGGGGSDTPQSATSGASYGFNSNAHSSTESCTKSPGIFSLENEEQLPDEAKDPSLIKELTLASTDDVLDPVQQSENQLNTEQQYMLCGKVSDELPESSILGAALPAETGLNSIFSSQHQEDWDLDAPHPYFSTISDKTDTSLPAEYCVWP comes from the exons ATGAAACCTGATGGTGTTGCCACAACGCCGGCTGACCCAACAGAAGTTGTTGTGGAGCCTGAGAATGACACAGGATCTAATGGCCAGCCCCAATTAGATCAGAGTCCACCTTCACAGCCTGAAAATTCAGAAAATGTACAAACAGTAGAAAACTCTACAGCTGCACTTTCTCAGAATGAGTTTAATGGAAAGATGCTGGATCCGAAAACCAAGACCAAAGTCCCAGGAAAAACAAAGCCAAGTACAGTCGGCACTAAAGCATCAAATGCATCAGGTGTAGCCTCTCGCCCTGCTACTGCTCAGGGTCGAGTGCCCAATGGTGTTGCGAAGGCAGCTTCAAACAGTTTAGCCAAAAAACCTGTAGCTGTAACATCAGATACCAAGAAAACTACCTCTTTTGGAGTGGGTGCCCAGCCCAAGAAAGGTCCCACTGCTTCAGCCGTAGAACCAAGGACCCAGGTGAAGGCAGCTGAACGGAAACCTGTTTGGGCTGCTAAACCAGCAGTGACCTCTGCGAATGGTTGGACGAGACCACAAACAGCTTCCACCGTGCAATCTGCAGCAAGCAAAAAGCCACCTTCAACAGTCAAGCCCAAGACAACAG CATCAAGGCCGGCTACGGCACCCACTGCCAAACTCGGTGTTTCAGCTGCCCCAAAAGCTGCTCCTGTTTCCAAAGCAACCAG GCCTACCACAGCACCTGCTTCTCGGTCTACCACTTCCATAATTCCAAGTAGATCAGCCACCTCTGTTACTAAATCTTCTGTCCCAAAAACGACCATCACTGCTTCATCTGCTGTCCTTTCTGCATCATCACAGTCCTCCAAGGTCTCAACTGTAGGAGCTAGAAAAG ATATCAAAACTTCCACAAGTGCACCGGTCAGAAAACCGCTTGCCTCCACCACCACTCGTCCTACAGCTATAAAGACCTCAAAACCTGAACCCCCAAAACCTGGTGTGGCTGCCAAACGACTGCCCACAGAACCCAAAACTTCTCAAACGAAAGCCGATGAAACTAGGCATGTGCCAACAAGGAAGGTTCAGCCAAGTCCCCGAAACACACCCACACGCCCAACAGCAAGGAACCAGCAACAAGGGGGTACTACCCCAGTCCTGAAGCGACAGACTATTAAACCAACACAGTCTGTTTCACCATTAGTCATTAAGGAGAAGTCTGTTAAGGATTCTACATCAGTGTGTGCGGAACCCTCTGTAGATTTAGCAAGCGTAACATCCGTTGCAACAGCTGAAGTCACAGTACCTGCAGAATCTGTTCCAGAAGTGCTAGTTCCTTTAGCAGTAGAGCTAGAACAACCAGATCAACACACTAGTGAACCTGTGGAAGTTCAGAGAGATGAAGGTGTCCCTGATTCTAATCCTTCCAACATGGATATCAATTTTGCTATGGAACAAGCCATCACGAATGCATTAGCAACAGAAACAGTAGCTGAAGAGCCCAATGTTGTATCATCTAGTCCTACAGCTGTTAGCCCTGAACCAGAATCCAAAAAAGCTAATGACTGTTTTTTGAATGAAGCTCCAACGGCACACAAAACGTCTCAAGAACCTGTGATTGCCTCACCATCTGAAGTTTTAGTTGCTGCCAAAATGTCCCCTAAAGGGTTAGAGGTTGCTGAAAAATCCGAGCAAATTATTCACAGTGTTGAtgatgaagaggaggaggaaaaGGAATGCAGTCAGCAGGTGTCCGTGTCAGACATGAGTGGTACACAGCCCACTGAGGAATCCAGGCCTGGTTCAGCTGGCTTTGCTGGCTCAGTATGGCGTGCAGGTGGCCTGCTCTCAGAACTTGACTCTGAGGATGTTAGTTGCAGCCAGCAGGGGGCTTCAGAGCTTAGTGCTCCTGGTGTCCTAGAGGGCACTGAAAGTATGGATGATCTAGGTGAGGCTAGCCTAAAAGGTGCTGATGGTGATGGTGCATCAGTTGGATCTCCAGATCTTGAGAAGGTTCCTGATATCCCCACcaatgaagatgatgatgatcatGTTTGTGACATGGACGTGGGGTCAGAATTGGCAGACGATTCACACAAGCACGGTCATGATAACGATGACGATGATGATGTGGAAATGGCCAGTGAGGGAATTACTGAAAGTGGTCTTGAGAGTTATGGAAATGCAGATGAGGATGACTTTGCAGAAGACTACAGACTGGACAACCTGAACCGTATGCAGCCTTTATCCACTGTACCTTCTGCAGGCCCATGGGGTCAGGCAAACACTTCCCCTGACCCCTGTATGCAGCCTTTATCCACTGTACCCTCTGCAGCTCCATGGGGTCAGGCAAATGCATCTCCTGACCCCTGTATGCAGCCGTTATCCACTGTAACTTTTGCAGCCCCATGTGGTCAGGCAAATACTTCTCCTGACCCCTGTATGAAGTCACCACAACCAGACCCTACCTTACTCTCTGGTCCATCCTCTAATCCATGGCAAACAGATTCTGAATCACCCACCCAAGAACCTGCACAAACTCTGCTTGGTGTTGAAAGTGCCAATGAAGCCCCATCCTCACCTGACCTTCCTGGGGAGCCCGCACCAAGATCGCCTCAATCTACTTTAATGCACGAGTTGGATCCCTGCCTTAAACAAGATTTGACATTTCATTCCCAAGCCATGAGCCCATCAAGCACCCTGCATGGTAACAAAAGCATGCCCGAGGAGCTAGAAGATTTCAATGTATGCTCTGAAATAAACCCTGTTTCTGTTCTGCCAGACATCGCGCAAGATCTGGATAGTCATCTTGATCAAGATGAAGTGGAGGAACCTGAAACTTTACCTGCAGATGACAAGATAGCTTGTCTCACAACTGCACAGACATCTGTGCCATCTTCACCTTTGTTAACTACAGGTGACAAGGCTAGTGACACCGAAGGAGAGATGCCGATCAGTAAACCTAATATAGAAACTGGTTCCACAGGAAATGGATGCTTAAATAGTAAGGAAGATATCCACCACCTGTCTGCTTCGGGTGAGTGCGAGGAGGCCTGTGTCGAGTTAGAGGGTGGGGGTGGTAGCGACACTCCTCAGTCTGCTACCTCAGGTGCTTCCTATGGTTTCAACTCCAATGCCCACTCTAGCACAGAGAGCTGTACCAAGAGTCCAGGCATTTTCTCTCTTGAGAATGAAGAGCAGCTTCCAGATGAGGCCAAAGATCCTTCCTTGATTAAGGAGCTCACCCTTGCTTCTACAGATGATGTGCTTGATCCTGTTCAACAAAGTGAAAACCAACTAAACACTGAGCAGCAGTACATGCTCTGCGGGAAAGTCAGTGACGAGTTACCAGAGTCTTCCATATTGGGGGCCGCGCTGCCTGCTGAGACAGGCTTGAATAGCATTTTTTCCTCACAGCACCAGGAAGACTGGGATCTTGATGCACCCCATCCGTACTTCTCGACAATTTCTGATAAGACTGATACCTCCTTGCCAG cTGAATACTGTGTGTGGCCTTGA
- the prr36a gene encoding uncharacterized protein prr36a isoform X1, with product MKPDGVATTPADPTEVVVEPENDTGSNGQPQLDQSPPSQPENSENVQTVENSTAALSQNEFNGKMLDPKTKTKVPGKTKPSTVGTKASNASGVASRPATAQGRVPNGVAKAASNSLAKKPVAVTSDTKKTTSFGVGAQPKKGPTASAVEPRTQVKAAERKPVWAAKPAVTSANGWTRPQTASTVQSAASKKPPSTVKPKTTASRPATAPTAKLGVSAAPKAAPVSKATRPTTAPASRSTTSIIPSRSATSVTKSSVPKTTITASSAVLSASSQSSKVSTVGARKDIKTSTSAPVRKPLASTTTRPTAIKTSKPEPPKPGVAAKRLPTEPKTSQTKADETRHVPTRKVQPSPRNTPTRPTARNQQQGGTTPVLKRQTIKPTQSVSPLVIKEKSVKDSTSVCAEPSVDLASVTSVATAEVTVPAESVPEVLVPLAVELEQPDQHTSEPVEVQRDEGVPDSNPSNMDINFAMEQAITNALATETVAEEPNVVSSSPTAVSPEPESKKANDCFLNEAPTAHKTSQEPVIASPSEVLVAAKMSPKGLEVAEKSEQIIHSVDDEEEEEKECSQQVSVSDMSGTQPTEESRPGSAGFAGSVWRAGGLLSELDSEDVSCSQQGASELSAPGVLEGTESMDDLGEASLKGADGDGASVGSPDLEKVPDIPTNEDDDDHVCDMDVGSELADDSHKHGHDNDDDDDVEMASEGITESGLESYGNADEDDFAEDYRLDNLNRMQPLSTVPSAGPWGQANTSPDPCMQPLSTVPSAAPWGQANASPDPCMQPLSTVTFAAPCGQANTSPDPCMKSPQPDPTLLSGPSSNPWQTDSESPTQEPAQTLLGVESANEAPSSPDLPGEPAPRSPQSTLMHELDPCLKQDLTFHSQAMSPSSTLHGNKSMPEELEDFNVCSEINPVSVLPDIAQDLDSHLDQDEVEEPETLPADDKIACLTTAQTSVPSSPLLTTGDKASDTEGEMPISKPNIETGSTGNGCLNSKEDIHHLSASGECEEACVELEGGGGSDTPQSATSGASYGFNSNAHSSTESCTKSPGIFSLENEEQLPDEAKDPSLIKELTLASTDDVLDPVQQSENQLNTEQQYMLCGKVSDELPESSILGAALPAETGLNSIFSSQHQEDWDLDAPHPYFSTISDKTDTSLPGMVRPPKHHNRPRVDHVIHVPHLSTDVPPRMPSLSGNAQLIRLEHHQQQLQVINQRREQQSKWAKGPEGCVQGDENKVEKNRLEKEDNKQEEENKLEKQKRDLLQLQIQQQQQELKQRQQIIQWQEELKQQSKLHNRPNNAMTTVLSPSGLGTIYETLETSDSEENYENEGSVDIMIEKKMKHENFPKETCLITNPTNTSPPIDDTDSPYSESTASSPELTEKQERLTYSSATNSPPLLKSNPPQCPFPLEVHWGKRPDLVQQLINQTLLVTGSNCSPCLLLPEGAAGTLSPLETRLWPNLAPLSPSSATVTSVSSFSPEISGSSSQGEWTVVELETHH from the exons ATGAAACCTGATGGTGTTGCCACAACGCCGGCTGACCCAACAGAAGTTGTTGTGGAGCCTGAGAATGACACAGGATCTAATGGCCAGCCCCAATTAGATCAGAGTCCACCTTCACAGCCTGAAAATTCAGAAAATGTACAAACAGTAGAAAACTCTACAGCTGCACTTTCTCAGAATGAGTTTAATGGAAAGATGCTGGATCCGAAAACCAAGACCAAAGTCCCAGGAAAAACAAAGCCAAGTACAGTCGGCACTAAAGCATCAAATGCATCAGGTGTAGCCTCTCGCCCTGCTACTGCTCAGGGTCGAGTGCCCAATGGTGTTGCGAAGGCAGCTTCAAACAGTTTAGCCAAAAAACCTGTAGCTGTAACATCAGATACCAAGAAAACTACCTCTTTTGGAGTGGGTGCCCAGCCCAAGAAAGGTCCCACTGCTTCAGCCGTAGAACCAAGGACCCAGGTGAAGGCAGCTGAACGGAAACCTGTTTGGGCTGCTAAACCAGCAGTGACCTCTGCGAATGGTTGGACGAGACCACAAACAGCTTCCACCGTGCAATCTGCAGCAAGCAAAAAGCCACCTTCAACAGTCAAGCCCAAGACAACAG CATCAAGGCCGGCTACGGCACCCACTGCCAAACTCGGTGTTTCAGCTGCCCCAAAAGCTGCTCCTGTTTCCAAAGCAACCAG GCCTACCACAGCACCTGCTTCTCGGTCTACCACTTCCATAATTCCAAGTAGATCAGCCACCTCTGTTACTAAATCTTCTGTCCCAAAAACGACCATCACTGCTTCATCTGCTGTCCTTTCTGCATCATCACAGTCCTCCAAGGTCTCAACTGTAGGAGCTAGAAAAG ATATCAAAACTTCCACAAGTGCACCGGTCAGAAAACCGCTTGCCTCCACCACCACTCGTCCTACAGCTATAAAGACCTCAAAACCTGAACCCCCAAAACCTGGTGTGGCTGCCAAACGACTGCCCACAGAACCCAAAACTTCTCAAACGAAAGCCGATGAAACTAGGCATGTGCCAACAAGGAAGGTTCAGCCAAGTCCCCGAAACACACCCACACGCCCAACAGCAAGGAACCAGCAACAAGGGGGTACTACCCCAGTCCTGAAGCGACAGACTATTAAACCAACACAGTCTGTTTCACCATTAGTCATTAAGGAGAAGTCTGTTAAGGATTCTACATCAGTGTGTGCGGAACCCTCTGTAGATTTAGCAAGCGTAACATCCGTTGCAACAGCTGAAGTCACAGTACCTGCAGAATCTGTTCCAGAAGTGCTAGTTCCTTTAGCAGTAGAGCTAGAACAACCAGATCAACACACTAGTGAACCTGTGGAAGTTCAGAGAGATGAAGGTGTCCCTGATTCTAATCCTTCCAACATGGATATCAATTTTGCTATGGAACAAGCCATCACGAATGCATTAGCAACAGAAACAGTAGCTGAAGAGCCCAATGTTGTATCATCTAGTCCTACAGCTGTTAGCCCTGAACCAGAATCCAAAAAAGCTAATGACTGTTTTTTGAATGAAGCTCCAACGGCACACAAAACGTCTCAAGAACCTGTGATTGCCTCACCATCTGAAGTTTTAGTTGCTGCCAAAATGTCCCCTAAAGGGTTAGAGGTTGCTGAAAAATCCGAGCAAATTATTCACAGTGTTGAtgatgaagaggaggaggaaaaGGAATGCAGTCAGCAGGTGTCCGTGTCAGACATGAGTGGTACACAGCCCACTGAGGAATCCAGGCCTGGTTCAGCTGGCTTTGCTGGCTCAGTATGGCGTGCAGGTGGCCTGCTCTCAGAACTTGACTCTGAGGATGTTAGTTGCAGCCAGCAGGGGGCTTCAGAGCTTAGTGCTCCTGGTGTCCTAGAGGGCACTGAAAGTATGGATGATCTAGGTGAGGCTAGCCTAAAAGGTGCTGATGGTGATGGTGCATCAGTTGGATCTCCAGATCTTGAGAAGGTTCCTGATATCCCCACcaatgaagatgatgatgatcatGTTTGTGACATGGACGTGGGGTCAGAATTGGCAGACGATTCACACAAGCACGGTCATGATAACGATGACGATGATGATGTGGAAATGGCCAGTGAGGGAATTACTGAAAGTGGTCTTGAGAGTTATGGAAATGCAGATGAGGATGACTTTGCAGAAGACTACAGACTGGACAACCTGAACCGTATGCAGCCTTTATCCACTGTACCTTCTGCAGGCCCATGGGGTCAGGCAAACACTTCCCCTGACCCCTGTATGCAGCCTTTATCCACTGTACCCTCTGCAGCTCCATGGGGTCAGGCAAATGCATCTCCTGACCCCTGTATGCAGCCGTTATCCACTGTAACTTTTGCAGCCCCATGTGGTCAGGCAAATACTTCTCCTGACCCCTGTATGAAGTCACCACAACCAGACCCTACCTTACTCTCTGGTCCATCCTCTAATCCATGGCAAACAGATTCTGAATCACCCACCCAAGAACCTGCACAAACTCTGCTTGGTGTTGAAAGTGCCAATGAAGCCCCATCCTCACCTGACCTTCCTGGGGAGCCCGCACCAAGATCGCCTCAATCTACTTTAATGCACGAGTTGGATCCCTGCCTTAAACAAGATTTGACATTTCATTCCCAAGCCATGAGCCCATCAAGCACCCTGCATGGTAACAAAAGCATGCCCGAGGAGCTAGAAGATTTCAATGTATGCTCTGAAATAAACCCTGTTTCTGTTCTGCCAGACATCGCGCAAGATCTGGATAGTCATCTTGATCAAGATGAAGTGGAGGAACCTGAAACTTTACCTGCAGATGACAAGATAGCTTGTCTCACAACTGCACAGACATCTGTGCCATCTTCACCTTTGTTAACTACAGGTGACAAGGCTAGTGACACCGAAGGAGAGATGCCGATCAGTAAACCTAATATAGAAACTGGTTCCACAGGAAATGGATGCTTAAATAGTAAGGAAGATATCCACCACCTGTCTGCTTCGGGTGAGTGCGAGGAGGCCTGTGTCGAGTTAGAGGGTGGGGGTGGTAGCGACACTCCTCAGTCTGCTACCTCAGGTGCTTCCTATGGTTTCAACTCCAATGCCCACTCTAGCACAGAGAGCTGTACCAAGAGTCCAGGCATTTTCTCTCTTGAGAATGAAGAGCAGCTTCCAGATGAGGCCAAAGATCCTTCCTTGATTAAGGAGCTCACCCTTGCTTCTACAGATGATGTGCTTGATCCTGTTCAACAAAGTGAAAACCAACTAAACACTGAGCAGCAGTACATGCTCTGCGGGAAAGTCAGTGACGAGTTACCAGAGTCTTCCATATTGGGGGCCGCGCTGCCTGCTGAGACAGGCTTGAATAGCATTTTTTCCTCACAGCACCAGGAAGACTGGGATCTTGATGCACCCCATCCGTACTTCTCGACAATTTCTGATAAGACTGATACCTCCTTGCCAG GTATGGTAAGGCCACCCAAGCACCATAATAGGCCACGTGTGGATCATGTGATCCATGTCCCACATTTGTCTACAGACGTACCTCCAAGAATGCCAAGTCTGAGCGGGAATGCCCAACTTATCCGACTGGAACATCATCAGCAGCAGCTCCAAGTGATTAATCAGAGACGGGAACAACAAAGCAAATGGGCCAAAGGACCTGAGGGGTGTGTACAAGGGGATGAAAATAAGGTTGAAAAAAACAGGTTGGAAAAGGAAGATAATAAACAGGAGGAGGAAAATAAGTTGGAGAAGCAGAAAAGAGACCTGCTCCAGCTACAAATTCAACAGCAGCAGCAAGAGTTGAAGCAGAGGCAGCAGATCATTCAATGGCAAGAGGAGCTGAAACAACAAAGCAAGCTGCACAATAGACCTAACAATGCTATGACCACAGTACTGTCACCCTCTGGACTTGGTACTATCTATGAGACACTGGAGACCAGTGATTCGGAAGAAAACTATGAAAATGAAGGTAGCGTAGACATTatgatagaaaaaaaaatgaaacatgaAAACTTCCCCAAAGAGACGTGCCTAATAACAAACCCCACCAACACCAGTCCTCCGATAGATGACACAGACTCTCCATACTCTGAAAGCACAGCATCATCTCCTGAACTTACAGAAAAACAAGAAAGGCTAACCTATTCTAGTGCAACCAACAGCCCTCCTCTTTTGAAATCCAACCCCCCACAATGTCCCTTTCCATTGGAGGTGCACTGGGGGAAAAGACCTGATCTTGTTCAGCAGCTGATTAACCAGACATTGCTGGTGACTGGAAGCAACTGCTCCCCATGTTTGCTTCTCCCTGAAGGGGCTGCTGGGACACTTAGCCCGCTGGAGACAAGGCTTTGGCCCAACCTGGCCCCACTTAGCCCTTCTTCTGCCACAGTGACATCTGTTAGCAGCTTCTCACCTGAGATTTCAGGTAGCTCGTCACAAGGGGAATGGACAGTGGTGGAGCTGGAAACACATCATTAG